In Caulobacter sp. X, the sequence CACCGCGCACACCTTGACGCAGGGCGTGGCGATCGGGCGGGGCGGTTTGGCTGGCGGCGTGGTCGTCATGGCGCCAAACATCTCCATTCCATCGCTGATCTTCAAGCGGTCAGGGCTTGCTTTGGACGCCGACGAGTTTAAGTCCGCGCCCATGACCGCTTCTCCTTTCGCCGACATCCGCCAGCTCGCCGTCTCGCCGCCCGCGCCGGGACCGTCCCCGACGCTGGAGCAGGGCGGGCGGCTGGCCGAGATCTCGGCCTGGCTCACCGCATGGAGCGGCAAGAGCCCGCCGGCGGTGAACCGTCCGGTCGTGGCCCTGTACGCCGGCGCGCGCCAAGGCGTCGGGCCGCGCGGCTACGCCCGCGATCGCCTGGAAGCCATCGCCTCGGGCGGCGCCACGGTCTCGCGGCTGGCCGGCGTGCAGGGCGCGGGGCTTGAGGCCTTCGACCTCGCCATCGACCGCCCGTCGCCCGACTCCGTCGAGAAGCCCTCGATGAGCGAGAAGGAGGCCGCCGCCACCATGGCTTTCGGCATGGAGGCCCTAGCCAAGCAGCCCGACCTCTTGATCCCCGGCGTGATCGTCGCCGAGCCGGCCCGCACCGCCGCCGCCCTTTGCCTGGCGCTGTTCGGCGGTGAAGCCTCGGACTGGTCGGATAGTCCCGAACCGGTCGCCGCGGCCGTCGCGCGCGCCAAGGCCGAGGGCATGACGGACGACCCGCTCGAAATACTGCGCCAGCTGGGCGGCCGCGAGACGGCCGCCGTCGTCGGGGCGATCCTGGCCGCTCGCACCCAGAAGGTGCCTGTCCTGCTGGACGGCTATGCCGCCTGCGCCGCCGCCGCCATCGTCCGCGCCATCGAGCCCTCCGCGATCGACCATTGCCTGGCCGCCCATGTCAGCCCGGCCAAGGGCCACGCCAAGCTGCTCGAAATCCTCGACAAGCGGCCGCTTCTGGCGCTCGATACGTTTGATGAGGAAGGGGTCGGCGGCGCCTCGGCCCTGGCCCTCGTCAAGCTCGCCTGCGAGGTCCGCTAGCCGCCGAAGCGGCGTCCCAAGTGAACGCGGATCATGTTTGCTTCCGTTGACGCTAACGTCATCTTTCCAAACGGTCGTTCGACCGATATCGTGGCGCTCGAAACGCAATAACGGCCTCCCGTAGAGAGGCCGATTGGAACGGGAGCTGGCCATGAATCTCGACTTCTCGCCCGAGGACCTCGCCTTCCGCGACGAGGTCCGCGCCTTCATCGCCGAGAACTATCCGGCGGGCCTGCGCGAAAAGCAGGAGGAGGGCGAGGAAATGGCCAAGGAGGACTTCCTGGCCTGGCATCGCATCCTCGCCAAGAAGGGCTGGGTCGCCCCGGCCTGGCCGACCCAGTACGGCGGTCCGGGCTGGACCTCGGTGCAGCGCTACATCTGGTCGGAAGAGACCGCCCGCGCCGACTGCGTGCCGATCCTGCCGTTCGGCATCAACATGGTCGGCCCGGTGATCTACACCTTCGGCACGCCCGAGCAGAAAGAGCGCTTCCTGCCGCCGACCCTGACCGGCGACATCTGGTGGAGCCAGGGCTATTCCGAGCCGGGCGCCGGTTCGGACCTCGCCAGCCTGAAGACCAAGGCCGAACGCTTCACCGGCGACGACGGCAAGGAGTACTACCTGGTCAACGGCCAGAAGACCTGGACCACCCTGGCCCAGCACGGCGACTGGATCTTCTGCCTGGTCCGCACCGACCCCAACGCCAAGATCCAGGAAGGCATTTCGTTCCTGCTGATCGACATGAAGTCGCCGGGCGTGACCGTGCGCCCGATCATCACCCTGGGCGGCGAGCACGAGGTCAACGAGGTCTGGTTCGAGAACGTCAAGGTGCCGGTCGAGAACCGCATCTACGAGGAGAACAAGGGCTGGACCTGCGCCAAGTTCCTGCTGGCCCACGAGCGCTCCGGCATCGCCGGCGTCGCCCGCTCCAAGCGCGGCATCGAGCGCATCCGCCAGATCGCCTCGACCGAGCTCTCCGATGACGGCTCGGCCCTGATCAAGGATCCGATGTTCAAGCGCAAGGTCGCCGAACTGGAGATCGACCTGACGGCGCTGGAATACACCGAACTGCGCACCCTGGCGGGCGAGGCCGCCGGCAAGGGGCCTGGTCCGGAATCCAGCTTGCTGAAGATCAAGGGCACCGAGATCCAGCAGCGGATCACCGAGCTGGTGCTGGAGGCCGCCGGCCACTACGGCGCGCCGTACTTCCGCGGCTTCCCGACCGACGGCGACAACGCCCACCCGATCGGCCCCGACTTCGCCCACCGCGCCGCCCCGACCTATTTCAACGTCCGCAAGACGTCGATCTACGGCGGCTCCAACGAGATCCAGCGCAACATCATCGCCAAGATGGTGCTGGGACTCTAGCGCACGCGACCATCGCCCGGGCCGTCGAGCGGTCCGGGCCTTCGCCTTCTCACGATTTCAACGACCCGAGCTGAAGCCGGGCGACAGAAGAACGGAAACCCAGGGATGGATTTCAACTTCACCGAAGAACAGTCGATGCTCCGCGACACGGTCGCGAGCTTCCTGCAGGACAAGTACGACTTCGACACCCGCCGCAAGATCGTCAGCTCGGACAGCGGCTGGCGCGCCGACTACTGGAAGGCCTTCGCCGAGGAGCTGGGCATCCTGGGCGCGCCGTTCTCGGAAGAGCTGGGCGGCCTGGGCGGCGGCGCCGTCGACAATATGATTGTCATGGAAGAGTTCGGTAAGGCTCTGGTCATCGAGCCCTATCTGGGCACCGTGGTGATCGGCGGCGGCTTCCTGAAGCACTCGGGCTACGCCAGCGCCGCCTCGGTGATCGAAGGGATCATCGGCGGGACCACCACCATCGCCTTCGCCTATGGCGAGCCTCAGGCCCGCTATACCTGGCGCGACCTGAAGACGACGGCCAAGAAGGACGGTTCGGGGTGGGTCCTGAACGGCCACAAGGCCGTGGTGATCGGCGCGCCGTTCGCCACCCACCTGATCGTCACCGCCCGCACCGGCGGCGCCCAGCGCGACGCCGGCGGCGTTGGCGTGTTCCTGATCGACAAGAGCCTGCCGGGCGTCGTCACCCGCGACTATCCGACCGTCGACGGCAACCGCGCCTCGGAAGTCTATTTCGAGAACGTCTCGGTTCCGGCCGACGCCCTGATCGCCGAGGACGGCCTGGCCTTGGTCGACAAGGTGATCGACGAGGCCACCGCCGCCGTCGGCGCCGAGGCCGTGGGCGTGCTGCGCAAGCTGCACGAGGGCACGCTGGACTACGCCAAGCAGCGCAAGCAGTTCGGCACGGCCATCGCCAACTTCCAGGTGCTGCAGCACCGGATGGTCGACATGTTCATCGAGGTCGAGCAGTCGGTGTCGATGACCTACATGGCCACCATCAAGCTCGAGGAAGAGGCCGCCGAGCGCGCCAAGGCCGTGTCGGCCATGAAGGTCCGCATCGGCCGGGCCTGCAAGTTCGTGGGCCAGAACGCCATCCAGATCCACGGCGGCATGGGCATGACCGACGAACTGGCCATCGGCCACTACTTCAAGCGCGCCACGATGATCGAGGGGCTGTTCGGCTCGGTCGACCACCATCTGAAGCGCTACGAGTCGCTGTCGTTCGACGCGGCGGCCTGACGAACGCCGTTCGGCGTACGGATCAATAGGCCAGAATGGAGAGGCCGCCTGCGTCACGCCGACGCAGGCGGCTTTTTTGTTCGGCCGTCGCGCCCGGCGCGCCCAACTCCGCGCCGCCGTCCGTTCAACCCCTTGAAGCACGCGCAAGGAGGCAGGCGGATGACCGGCGAAGAGATCCACATGACGGCTGAAGCGGTCGCCCTGGTCGAGGCCAACGCCCGCCTGCTGATCGACCAGGCGCGCGAGGCCAAGCTGTCGGCGGCCCGGTTCGAGGCGGCGTTGGCCCTGGTGGTCGGCGTGGTCGCCAATGATCCCGACCTGCAGGGAAGCGCCATCCTGCAACGGATAGCGGGTCAGATCCGCCTTTGCGCCGACCTGCCGGACCTGGCGGCCGAGACGATCGGCTGCGACGAGGAGCGGGTCAGTCCCGCCATCCTGCGCGCGGCCGCCGAGGTTCTGGGCGACGTCGAGGAGGCCAAGCGCGCTGCCGCGGCCGATGGCGCGCCCGTGACGCTGCACTAGGGTTTGGGCCGTATGCGGACAAAACCGTTCCCGCCGCGCCCTTGGGTTCATCGGTCGGCGGAGGTCGCGTTCCGCGCGCTTTGTCGCGTTGCCGGCGTGGGGAAGGCGCGCAAACTGAGCCTCGACGCGCTGACGACTAGGAGGGGACCGCCCCTGTAAGCCGCGCGCGTCTCCTGGTCCTAAAGGTCAATCTGGGAGACGCCGCCATGACCGTATCGAAGATGAACCACGCCATGTTCTCGTTCGCCTTGATGGGCGGGATGCTGGTGGGAGGTCGGTCCAATCCGAAGCCCGCCAAGTCGTCCGCCAAGTCGGAACGAAAGTAAGCTTTCCAGTCGCTTCAGGGTCCCACGCCCTCAAACAAGAAGGCCTCCGTCGTTTTCGGCGGAGGCCTTTGTCGTGTTCGGTTTAGCCCTTGGGCTTGGCCGCCGTGTTGCAATCGGCGAGGGCGGCGTCCTCGAGCGGCTCGCCGCGATAGTTGAAGGCGGTCAGTTCGCCCAGCTGGCCGGCCAGCTTGCGGCAGGCGCGCGCCACGGGCAGGGCCCGGACCTTGGTCGTGGTGCAGAGTTCGCCCGTGCAGCGCCAGACCGAACCGTCCTGGATGAATTGCGCGGTGGTGGCGGGCGTCTTCAGTTTCAGCCAGGCGCCTTCATTGTCGGCGGCGAAGGCGGAGCTGGCCGACAGGCCAGCGACAAGAGCGCAGGCCATCAGGCCCGCGTGAACAGCGGTACGCATTCCTTTAGTCTCCTATCCCCGCGCCGGATGGGAGTTCCGGCGCACGAGCACACGCGGTCCATGTTGACCGTAGGCCCATGGGCATAGTGCGTCTTTTTTGGAAACTAAGTCAACCGCCGAAGCGTGGCCGGCTCGCCGACGCTGTCGATTTCGCCATCCCAGGTCAGCAGGGCGGGGGTGACGTCCTCGGCCCTCTCGACCGCGCGCCAGGCGTTCAGCAGGCTGGGCGGGGTGAGGCCCAGATCGACGGTGTGTCTGATCAGGGCGAAGAAGGGGTCCCAGAAGCCGCCGGGGTTATGGAACACGATCGGCTTCTGGTGAAGATCTAAACGGCGCCAAGATAGCAATTCGACGATTTCTTCCAGCGTGCCGATGCCGCCGGGCAACACGACGAAGGCGTCCGAGCGCTCGAACATCAACATCTTGCGCTCGTGCATGGTCTCGACGACCACGGTCTCGACGTCGTCGAACGGTTGCTCGCGGCCACGCAGGAAGCTTGGGATGATGCCCAGCACCGCGCCGCCGGCCGAGTGCGCGCCGCGGGCGGCCGCGCCCATCAGCCCGACGCCGCCGCCGCCATAGACCAGCTTCAGGCCGGCCTTGGCGAAGCTCGCGCCGATCGCGTGGGCGTCGGTCAGGTAGCTGGGATCGACGGTGTTGGACGATCCGCAATAGACGCAGACCGAGCCCAGACGGCTAGACTCGTTGGGCATCGTCGTCCACTCCACACACAAGACGAAAGGCGCGCGGGCTCGCGCGCCTTCGAACCGTTCCTATTTGAGGGCGCATGATCAGGATTCGCTTCCAGGCTTGCAAGCCGCCGATCGTCGCGGGCGCTTTGGCCGCGTTGGCGCTGGCCGCCTGTTCGCCGAGCGCGCCCAAGCCGGCCGACGCGCCCAAGGCCGATGACAGCGCCGAGGCCGGCTATGTCGGCCCGCCCGTCGTCGAGAGCGTCCAGCGCGCCAACGGCGGCCTGATCCTGTCGGGTCATGGCGCGCCCGAAGCCGACGTGCGGCTGCGCTCTCCCGCCGGCGAGACCTTGTCTGGGCGGACCGACCGCGAAGGGCGTTGGAGCCTCACCGTTCCCAATATGGAGGGCGTGCGCCTTTTTGGCCTGTCGACGACTCGCGCCGGCCGCACCGTGCAGGCCGAGGGTTATGTGATGGTGGCGGAGGGCGGCGACGTGGCGCTGTTGCGCGCGGGCGCCGGAGCCAAGCGCCTGGCCTCCGGGTCGTCTTCGCCGCGCATCCTGACGATCGACGTCGATCGCGAGGGCGGGGCGGTGGTGTCCGGTGTCGCCGCGCCGGACGCCGGCCTGAACGTCCGCGTCGATCGCGTCACGCGCGGCGGCGGGCGGACCGACGACGAGGGGCGGTTCTTCATCTCGCTGACCGCCGCCCTGGCGCCGGGCGGCCACGACATCCAGGTCGCGGGCGAGGGCGGGGAAACCGCCGTGTCGGTCGTCACCTCGCCGCCGCAACCGCTGGTCACCGGGCCGGTGCGGGCGGAACGTACGCCGCAGGGCTGGCGGGTCGACTGGATGACGCCGGGCGGCGGCGTCCAGACCACCCTGCTGATCGGCGGTCCGCGATGAGGGGCATGGGCGGTCCGCCCTCCGCTGGACGCGAAGCGGTTCCCGGCGCCATCGCCAAGGCCGAGCAGCCCGTGCGGTTCTGGAGCGCGATGGGCGACCTCGTGCGCCTGGTCATGCGCTCCGGCGCGCCGGGGTTGCGTTGGCGGGTCACGGTCGCTCTGGTCCTGACGCTGGCGGGCAAGGCCCTCGGCGTGCTGGCCCCCCTGATGCTGGGCAAGGCGGTCAACCAGCTGTCGGCCGGCCAAAGCGCGGCGGTCGCCGTGACCTGGGCTTTCGCGGGCCTCGCCCTGGGCTGGGCGTTCGTGCGGTTCGTCTCGGCCGCCGCGCCGCAGGCCCGGGACACGATCTTCACGCCCGTCGCCCAGGCCGCCCAGAACCGGGCAGCGGTCGAGACCTTCGCGCACGCCCTGTCGCTGTCGATCGACTTCCACCAGTCCAAGCGGACCGGCTCGCTGTCGCGGGTAATCGATCGCGGCGCGCGGTCGATGGACTTTCTGCTGCGGAGCCTGGCCTTCAACCTGGCGCCCACGGGCGTCGAACTGATCATGGCCGCCGTCGTGCTGGCCAAGGCCTATGACTGGCGGTTCGCGGCCATCGCCCTCGGCACCGTCGCGGTCTACGGCTACCTGACCTTCGCGATCTCCGACTGGCGCATCGGCCATCGCCGCGCCCTGAACGAAGCCGACGCCGAGGCCGCCGGGCGGGCCGTCGACGCTCTGCTGAACTACGAGACCGTCAAGTCGTTCGGCGCCGAGGCGCGCGCGGTGGCCGGCTATGGCGGCGCGCTGGATCGCTATGGCGAGGCTCAGATCAAGGCGACCAACTCGCTGAACCTGCTGAACATGGTGCAGGCGGCGGTGATGAGCGTGGGCCTTGGCGGCATGGCGGTGCTGGCGGGGGCGGAGGCGGCGGCCGGCCGCATCGGTCCGGGCGACGTGACCGCCGCCATCCTGATCCTGATCAATCTC encodes:
- a CDS encoding nicotinate-nucleotide--dimethylbenzimidazole phosphoribosyltransferase; protein product: MTASPFADIRQLAVSPPAPGPSPTLEQGGRLAEISAWLTAWSGKSPPAVNRPVVALYAGARQGVGPRGYARDRLEAIASGGATVSRLAGVQGAGLEAFDLAIDRPSPDSVEKPSMSEKEAAATMAFGMEALAKQPDLLIPGVIVAEPARTAAALCLALFGGEASDWSDSPEPVAAAVARAKAEGMTDDPLEILRQLGGRETAAVVGAILAARTQKVPVLLDGYAACAAAAIVRAIEPSAIDHCLAAHVSPAKGHAKLLEILDKRPLLALDTFDEEGVGGASALALVKLACEVR
- a CDS encoding acyl-CoA dehydrogenase family protein encodes the protein MNLDFSPEDLAFRDEVRAFIAENYPAGLREKQEEGEEMAKEDFLAWHRILAKKGWVAPAWPTQYGGPGWTSVQRYIWSEETARADCVPILPFGINMVGPVIYTFGTPEQKERFLPPTLTGDIWWSQGYSEPGAGSDLASLKTKAERFTGDDGKEYYLVNGQKTWTTLAQHGDWIFCLVRTDPNAKIQEGISFLLIDMKSPGVTVRPIITLGGEHEVNEVWFENVKVPVENRIYEENKGWTCAKFLLAHERSGIAGVARSKRGIERIRQIASTELSDDGSALIKDPMFKRKVAELEIDLTALEYTELRTLAGEAAGKGPGPESSLLKIKGTEIQQRITELVLEAAGHYGAPYFRGFPTDGDNAHPIGPDFAHRAAPTYFNVRKTSIYGGSNEIQRNIIAKMVLGL
- a CDS encoding acyl-CoA dehydrogenase family protein, with protein sequence MDFNFTEEQSMLRDTVASFLQDKYDFDTRRKIVSSDSGWRADYWKAFAEELGILGAPFSEELGGLGGGAVDNMIVMEEFGKALVIEPYLGTVVIGGGFLKHSGYASAASVIEGIIGGTTTIAFAYGEPQARYTWRDLKTTAKKDGSGWVLNGHKAVVIGAPFATHLIVTARTGGAQRDAGGVGVFLIDKSLPGVVTRDYPTVDGNRASEVYFENVSVPADALIAEDGLALVDKVIDEATAAVGAEAVGVLRKLHEGTLDYAKQRKQFGTAIANFQVLQHRMVDMFIEVEQSVSMTYMATIKLEEEAAERAKAVSAMKVRIGRACKFVGQNAIQIHGGMGMTDELAIGHYFKRATMIEGLFGSVDHHLKRYESLSFDAAA
- a CDS encoding TIGR00730 family Rossman fold protein encodes the protein MPNESSRLGSVCVYCGSSNTVDPSYLTDAHAIGASFAKAGLKLVYGGGGVGLMGAAARGAHSAGGAVLGIIPSFLRGREQPFDDVETVVVETMHERKMLMFERSDAFVVLPGGIGTLEEIVELLSWRRLDLHQKPIVFHNPGGFWDPFFALIRHTVDLGLTPPSLLNAWRAVERAEDVTPALLTWDGEIDSVGEPATLRRLT
- a CDS encoding ABC transporter ATP-binding protein/permease → MAGRLDDAGRRRPDHPADRRSAMRGMGGPPSAGREAVPGAIAKAEQPVRFWSAMGDLVRLVMRSGAPGLRWRVTVALVLTLAGKALGVLAPLMLGKAVNQLSAGQSAAVAVTWAFAGLALGWAFVRFVSAAAPQARDTIFTPVAQAAQNRAAVETFAHALSLSIDFHQSKRTGSLSRVIDRGARSMDFLLRSLAFNLAPTGVELIMAAVVLAKAYDWRFAAIALGTVAVYGYLTFAISDWRIGHRRALNEADAEAAGRAVDALLNYETVKSFGAEARAVAGYGGALDRYGEAQIKATNSLNLLNMVQAAVMSVGLGGMAVLAGAEAAAGRIGPGDVTAAILILINLYAPLNILGFAYREIRQSLIDMESMMDLRRQTADVADAPDAIDLPPSVDRRGGAVAFEKVSFRHGARSEGLADVTLAIAPGTTVAIVGPSGAGKTTLVRLALRMIDPQSGRITLDGHDLRALTQASLRRAVALVPQDVALFNDTLAANIAFARPEATEAEVWAAAEAAELGEFIRNLPDGMATKVGERGLKLSGGERQRVGIARALLASPRVLILDEATSALDSRTEAAIQATLRKARAGRTTLVVAHRLSTIADADEIVVLRRGKVVERGRHEALLEAGGEYAALWRRQTREREPV